In Nitrosomonas ureae, the sequence CCCGTAAAGGAGGCAACACCATGAAACGCTTTCATATCCACATCGCTGTAGAAGACTTGCCGGGAAATATCCGCTTTTACTCCGCGCTATTCGGTATTGAGCCTACTGTAAGCAAGCCGGATTATGCCAAATGGATGCTGAACGATCCGTTTATCAATTTCGCCCTATCCGCTCGGGGCGCTAAAACGGGCTTGGATCATGTCGGAATCCAGGTTGACTCCGCGGAAGCGTTAAACGAAA encodes:
- a CDS encoding ArsI/CadI family heavy metal resistance metalloenzyme; its protein translation is MKRFHIHIAVEDLPGNIRFYSALFGIEPTVSKPDYAKWMLNDPFINFALSARGAKTGLDHVGIQVDSAEALNEMNQRFAQADLPAAEQKSAQCCYATSNKYWTVDPQGIAWETFHSLATIPVFGQDTSIPIKSESCCAA